The Flammeovirga yaeyamensis genome segment GTGAGTGCTATCTACTGCTCTTAGTGCAACAGTTGCCTTACCTTCTTCATCAAGAGTAGCAACGATTCTAAGTGCTTTACCATCTAACTCTGCTTCTGCTCTCTTCTCTTCGAATAAGCCATTGGCTTTTTCTAATTCTACGAAGAAATCATCTACTGATGGAGCATCTAAACATGCTTGTGGTAAGATCGGTTCTACAGTTACATCAGAAGGTTCTAGATTGTACCCTGCCTCTCTAGCTAAGATCAAAATCTTACGGGCAACATCTACTCCACCTAAATCATCACGTGGATCTGGCTCAGTATACCCCATCTCTTTGGCTTGTTTTACCAAGTCAGAGAATTTCATACCTGCAGCAAACGTGTTGAACAAGTAAGAAAGTGTACCTGAAAGGATACCTTCAATTTTGATAATCTTGTCACCTGATCTACCTAAATCTTGAAGAGGACCGATAACAGGAAGACCTGCACCAACGTTGGTCTCATACAAGAATTTTACTCCTCTACGTTTTGCAGCTGCTTGACACTTCAAGTAGTAATCTAAGCTACTTGAGTTCGCAATTTTGTTTGGAGTAGTGATCGAGATAGAGTTCATCAAGATCTTTTCGTAAAGTTTTACAGCACTTTCGCCTGGAGTACAGTCTACGAATACTGAGTTTGGCAAGTTCATTTCGATCATTTTCTCCACGAACAATGCTGCATTCGATTCCTCTCCATCAGCTAGGATCGCCTCTTTTTCTAAAGAGATGTCCAATCCTGTATCACTAAATATCATTTTCTTAGAGTTCGCCGCACCTACTACGTTCAGTCGTAAATTACGCTCTGTTAGTAAGTATTCTGCTTGATCTCTCATTTGGTTCAATAGTGTACCACCAATCAAACCTAAACCTAACATGAAAACGTTCAACTCTGCCATATCCGACAAGAAGAAGATTTCGTGAAGGGCGTTTAATGATTTATTCAGGTGTTTTTTCTCAATCACTACAGAGACGTTCAATTCTGATGAACCCTGTGCAATTGCTGCGATGTTTACACCGTTTTTACCCAATGCACTAAACAGCTTTGCTGCCACACCTGGGCGTTCTTTCATGTTTTCACCGATAATGGCTAAAATAGAAAGGCTATTTTCTACCTCTACCGGATTTACTTTACCAGAAGCCATCTCATTGAAGAATTCCTCTTCGATAATCTTCTTACTAGCTGCTGCATCGTCTGGAGCAACGGCAAAAGTAATAGTATGTTCTGATGATGCTTGAGTAATCAAGATCATAGATACACCGCCTCTAGCTAATGCACCAAACAATCTCGATGATACACCCGGTACACCGATCAAACCACTACCTGATAAAGTGATTAAAGAAATATCTTTGATAGAAGAGATTCCTTTCACTGGCCAATCTTCCTGTCCTGATGTACTTGTTACCAATGTACCTGGGAAAGAAGGATTGAATGTATTTCTAATCCTTAATGGAATATTCTTTTTAATTGCAGGCTGCAATGTTGGAGGATAAATAACTTTCGCTCCAAAGTGAGACATCTCCATTGCTTCTTCGTAAGAAAGCTGCTGTAAAGAGAATGCTGTTGGTACTACGCGAGGGTCTGTAGTCATCACCCCATCAACGTCTGTCCAAATTTCGATTTCTTTCACGTTCAATGCTGCACCGAAAATTGCTGCAGAATAGTCAGATCCACCACGACCCAATGTCGTTGTTTCACCACTTTCTGAAGAAGCAATAAATCCAGTAACGATTTGCATTTTATCCGTCTCACCAAAATGTTTAGTGATCGCAGAGTTCGTCGTTACAAAGTCAACTTTTGCTCCACCGAATACAGCGTTCGTACGAACGATCTTACGAGCGTCCAGCTGTTCTGCTTCTACACCAATTTGAGTTAAGTATTCGGCAATAATGAACGATGATAAACGCTCGCCAAAACTTTGAAGAATATCTAGAGAACGAAGAGACAATTCTTTCAACAAGAAAATACCTCTCAAAATATCCTCAAGATCATTAAGTAATAACTTCACAAAAGCGATCGTCTTACTTTGTCTTCTTACCTCAATCAACTCGCGAATACAGGTCAAATGGGTAGACTCAATGTCTTTTAATAATGACTTATAGGTCTCATCTCCAGAAGCGGCTCTTTCGCCTACTTCTATTAACTTATTTGTGATGCCACTCATTGCCGATACGACTACGGCAACCCTTTGTCCGTTTTGTTGATAATCGGAAAGGATACTGGCTACTTGTTGGATATTTTTCGCACTTCCAACTGACGTTCCTCCAAACTTGAGTACTTTCATCCTTGTTCCTGTTCGCTAGTCTTAAAAAAATAAACAATTCGCAATAATTAGCGATATAAGTTATAAAAGTAGTAATAATATTACTGAATCGCCAAAAATTTATCAAAAATGCAACGACTTCAACTCAAAGTGGGGTAACTATTGCCTTTTTTTAAAATTAATTACGATTTATCATGAGAATTAGGCACATCACTACATTATAGTGAATGATATTTCACTATTGCGAAATTCTTTCTAT includes the following:
- the thrA gene encoding bifunctional aspartate kinase/homoserine dehydrogenase I, with the translated sequence MKVLKFGGTSVGSAKNIQQVASILSDYQQNGQRVAVVVSAMSGITNKLIEVGERAASGDETYKSLLKDIESTHLTCIRELIEVRRQSKTIAFVKLLLNDLEDILRGIFLLKELSLRSLDILQSFGERLSSFIIAEYLTQIGVEAEQLDARKIVRTNAVFGGAKVDFVTTNSAITKHFGETDKMQIVTGFIASSESGETTTLGRGGSDYSAAIFGAALNVKEIEIWTDVDGVMTTDPRVVPTAFSLQQLSYEEAMEMSHFGAKVIYPPTLQPAIKKNIPLRIRNTFNPSFPGTLVTSTSGQEDWPVKGISSIKDISLITLSGSGLIGVPGVSSRLFGALARGGVSMILITQASSEHTITFAVAPDDAAASKKIIEEEFFNEMASGKVNPVEVENSLSILAIIGENMKERPGVAAKLFSALGKNGVNIAAIAQGSSELNVSVVIEKKHLNKSLNALHEIFFLSDMAELNVFMLGLGLIGGTLLNQMRDQAEYLLTERNLRLNVVGAANSKKMIFSDTGLDISLEKEAILADGEESNAALFVEKMIEMNLPNSVFVDCTPGESAVKLYEKILMNSISITTPNKIANSSSLDYYLKCQAAAKRRGVKFLYETNVGAGLPVIGPLQDLGRSGDKIIKIEGILSGTLSYLFNTFAAGMKFSDLVKQAKEMGYTEPDPRDDLGGVDVARKILILAREAGYNLEPSDVTVEPILPQACLDAPSVDDFFVELEKANGLFEEKRAEAELDGKALRIVATLDEEGKATVALRAVDSTHPFYGLVGSDNMVVFKSRRYFNEPLVIRGPGAGAEVTAAGVFAEIITIGNFLIN